TCGGGGAAGTGTACTGTCTTCCGGACGTGAGGCTCTTTAGAGGGGGTAGAGTGCCGGTCTGGGTCCGACGCGGCGAGGCATGACTTCAGAGGAGGTGGGCGGTTTTTAGAAAGGAGGTGGAGGCGACAGCGAGAAGGACTAATCCTTTCGccaaaggaaaaggaagaagaggaagggtGCATTTTGAAAAGCCTTGAAAGCAATGAGAAATGGGTTTGGTAATCAATAGCAATTGCAAATGATAAATAGCCAGTGGCAtggggagagaagaaaggagaaaTGGAAAAGGGAACTGGGAGGAGAGAAATAACGATTTGGATATTCCATGGCAACGGGCAAAGGCAACAGGAAGGTACGATGAGATGGTAAACAGAACATGAAGCTATACAGGAAGGCACAATAGGTGGATGGTGGCCATGGAAACCGGATATGCAGTTAGGGCTAGAAAACTACGAACTACCTGACCGGGGCAGGAGCGTCCATGATATAACTGCTGCAACTGTTTTATGCTACATGTGCGGACCTCGGAGCTGCCCCAGGATAATACACATGTATGGTCAACTCAGAGCTATCAAAAATGATCGGAGTTAGGGCTAAATTATGCATGGGGCAGATCCAACCTTCTCCCAATTGGAAACTATTGTCTTCGTCTCAAGGTTGCTTTGTCTCTGTTGTTTGCGCTGTGCTGACTAGAAGACAAAAGAGATATCGAAAAAGTAATCAATCAACCACGATATTTGATTAAATATCAATTATCAGGAATTAGATCAAAGACACTGGAAAAGACACACCAGCGAAGACGCCTAATGAAGACAAAAGATATCTAAGAGAATGCGAGGGTCTAGTTGGGTAGTCATGACGTGCCTGTTATACTTATGCCTACAAAATATAGCCCTTGCAAGGCATGAAAGCTTGGAATGGGCGGGCATCTCACACACGACGGATTAGATCTGATGCAAATGAATTCAAAGTAAAATCGCTCAACCTAGGAACCGCCAGCACTCCACCGGGTCATAATGATACATGCATTTTTTTCTCAATCTTCCAATGAGCACCAGTAGGGAAAAACTCATGAGAACAACGCTGATCGGGCGATGTGTTGGACTTCCTGCTCCTCGAACTACACTCAATTAGTCACATGATCATTAATTTAGTCGAATGGATTgcaagaaaagaaacgaaaggaAAACGTACGTCCATGAAATCCGTCGCAGTAATCAGAGCCATGAATGTCTTGACTAGTTCACATAGTGTCTCGTGGTGGGCGGTTGATGTATTTCCAATCTTGGCAGATCGTTTGAAGATTCCCACCATGCATGGCCGGTTTTCAGCCAAGAATGTCCGGGTCTGCTCCTTAAGTTGTTCGTTGTGGATGCCTCGGGAGAAAACTGCATACACGATGACCTGGAGGActgaaagaagaagatcgtAATACCTCTGAAGCGCATCGGGATTATCAATATCTAAGGGACTTAGCAAGGTTCAATTGGGCCAGCGTGTAATTGACTAACCGATACCGATGTCTGGATCAGCAGCGAAAAGTCGTGATTCTTGCACGGCTTGGAAGAGACCAGAGTTAAGCACACAATTTGCTCCGCCCTTGGTTTGAGACAGCCGCTGAAGTAATGACAAAAGCGACTCATAGTATGCCAGTAATGCCGGGGTGTCTGGTTCTTGATTAGTTATAATAACGTGGCTGGTTCAAATGGGAAATGACTGACCGCTTCCCTGAGCATTTTGAAGTTCGAGCGGAAGAGACCGCAAGGCATCCAGGAATAGACTCAAATAGTTGGACCTGGAGACTAACTCGGCCAAAACACAATCAGTTTGGCGATCTAGAACAGCTAAACTGTTCAATAGCACAAGAGCGGATGCACGGCACGACTCTTGGCCAGTATAGGCGTCATCGCACATGGTCTCAATGAGGCTAGAGCCGGCCGCTTTGATGACATGTTGGCTAAGACGTCGTAGGTTTTCGTGGCCCTTGTTCGACGATGTTATGCGTATTATGTAGTGGGAACAAATGCAGTAAAGCGTCTCTCTCAACAACACATTTCCTGTTGCCAGGTTGGTACCTCGGATGCAGAGTTGAAAGAGCTGGTGGAGCTTTTCGTCAATGACATCCCCGCGTCGGGACGCGTCTGTTGCCGATGGCTCCGACGCAAGTCTACCGATCAACAATTCAGCCAATCGTGCCAGTTCAAGCGCCTCGGGTAGATCCGCCTCGATTGCCGTTGTGAGCTTAGGGAGAATCAACTGGATTGAATGTAGAATAAAAGCCGGCCTGCTTTCTTCATCGATGGCAGAGCAAGTGATCATCGTAGCAACAAGCTCTACCCAGGAACGAAGGGCGTGGTAGCGATTAGTTTGAATCAGGCTGTTCTGCTTTGTTGCAAGAATGAACAACTTCAGGTCATTGGCCTCGGCTAGCAACTGCTCCTCATCATGCGGGCGGAGCGGTCCATTGGCCATGAGTTCTGCTTTCCGCATCTGTATCATCTCCTCTACCCCCTCCATGCTGTACACGCTATCCTCCCGCTTGCTTTCTAATTGAAGAGCAACATCACTGAGCAAATAGAGCTGGGGAATGTTGAACTCGCGTCCAACATCAAGATCTGCGAAATCGAAAAGATCAAATATGGACGGACTGGATATTGGTTCACCGCTATCCGCTAGCGTGCTTCCGAGCAGCACCGAGAGAATTTGGGCATGTAGAGCCGGTGATCTAGCCTTTGCTGTCGAACGAACCTCGGTTGCAGCATATGTGAAGAGGTGACTTCGGTAAAGCAGGAATTCTGCCAGGGCAGTAGCAGCATCTGTGAGCCAAAATTCCTCTGAATCAATAGGGAATCCATTCCAGGCAGTGCTCGGGCCAATGATCGGTTGGTAGGCAAACATCTCGCGCAGGAAATCCTGAGCACGCATTTCACCAAGGGTGTAGTAGCTTGCCAGCTTCGATGACCACAAATGCTTCAGCACTTCAAAAGCCATCCGTTTGATATGTACTACCCAAGATATAATGCCGCCATCGAGGAATTCCGGATATGATTTCAAGAAATTCACGATGGCATGTAGCAAGGAACTTTGTTTCGCGAATAGCCCTTCTGATGAAACATCAAGAATGTTTCCCACGCAGTCGAAACCCAGCAGCAGATGGGCTACTGTTGGACGATCTGTGATTGTTCCTAGGCAGCTGTTCAATAGAGCGAGAAGGCTTTCCCGGATGACATAGCCGGCGGCGTTCGGGCCGAAATCAAGTTCTCTTACGTCAGGTTCCATTTGTAAGACAAGAGGCCGGGATATGCTGTCCACATCAACCTCGGATGCAAGCACCTCCACAATCTTGTTTGAGGATTGCCACTTGACGAGTTCCAGCGAAGTCAACTTGTTGAGCTTTCTGGAACTAGTAAGCTTTTCTAGTAAAGCCATAGAAATGACAGTGAGTTGTTCATGCGCCGTGCCACAATACAGACAGAGTGACGGGATGAGTGTTAAGTTGTTCAGTACGGTGTCCTCAAATGAAGCGAGCGAGGAATTTGCCACAATGGTCCGGGATGGTACGGGCTGGGAGTGTATCAAGGGCTTGACAATGTTAAAGTATGTCGATTGTAGGTCCACCAGCAAGTTCATAGCCTCCAGACTCCGGTGCAAGGTCAGAACCAAAACAGAGTCAGGCGACGCGGTAGCAACGTCCGAAACATCTTGTTTGGAGGCTGCAAACAGAGATTTGAGCACATCTTCGTTGAAAAGCCAGTCTACCACGCGGGCAAACGGGTGCGAGCGAACGTAGTTGAGCAGTGATGAAGTCTGCGTCGGAGAATCCGACACTGATGGCTGGCTAAGAAGTAACACTAGGTCTTCATTGAAGGATTTCAAGCTTGCCACAACGAAATCTAGGCAGTTGAAGGTCAACAAGCGGGATTGATACTCGTTAAGATCTTGAATCTTCCTTGAAAAGGCATGCCCCAAGATGAAATCAATGTAAGGTTCAATCCCAGACATGCGGTAAGTTCCACCTAAGGTCTCGGGGAAAGGCAGTGACAGTGGGTCATCAATTGAGTCAGATGAGGGAGTAGTAAGCGCGTTGATGAGAACAACAAAAGAATTTGTCTGGTCAAAGTTCTCTCCGATCTTTTGCAGGGCTTGTTGCTGGTGCCAAACGGCAGGGTTTGAAACCAAAGGCACTTTTCCAATGCCGGAGGCACCTGTTCCTCCTGATAACCACCCATCGAGACGAACCCACGTTTCTTTTCCAACGGTGGATAATTTGTCAGTCATCAATGCCGAGAGACTTGAAAACGTAGTTGCCCGAAGATGCGACGGAATCTGCCCACTGCACAGGTCTAACAGTGTACCAACTACATTGAACGATTCATTTTGCAGCATCCACTCTCGGATAGATCGACTCTGCTTGCACAGGTGGCCTATCAACCGAAGGTAGCATGTCAGCATTACTGGGCTCTCAGGCTCGTTCATTTCCACGGGCTCTGGTTTCCGTGGACGGAAGATCCCTGGCGGCCCTTGGGGGCTTGTTGTGGTGGAAGGCTTTTCAGTGACCCGAGATGCGTAAAGCTTCAGTTCAGCGAACATTTGCGACCAATTCATTGTTGTGGAACGCTTGAACTTGGAAGACATAAATTTGTCTTCCTCTGACAGGAATCGATGTGCCGCGGCTGCATTTTCTTCGCCTTCGGATATGGAGCACAGCATTTCGCAAAAAGCACTGACCCGAGGAACAGTCTGCCGTTTGGACGCCCACTGAAGGAAGCCATAAAGATTCCCATCGGGGTCAGCCCAAAATTCTTGAGCGGCTTCTTGTCGGTGCTCAAAAGCAAATGAGATGATCATAAGAAGGGACTCAAGGTGAGTTCGCACCTCTACCAAGCTACGATGGAGGTTAGAAGTGAGGCCATCTCTGAGTGCGGTGATCTGGTCTAGTCTTTGTGAGTCCTCTTCCGATTTCAGTCGTCGGACCGCGTCAGGCATATTTGCAACGCAAGATTCCACAAAAACTTCGAGGTTTTCCATCAAAAGCTCCTTCATAAATCCAGAGCATGGTTCTGGCTCAGGCAATGATACGACACTTTCCCTGAGCAGCAATGTCACTAATTCGCTCCGTGCGGGGTCCGCCCACTCTTCGGTGTTGACGCTGGAGCAGATCGCAAGCATAAAATCAAGGGCGCCATCATCAAGAGACGACATAAACATCTTCGTACGCTCTTCAGATTCCTTCTCCGCGTCGGCTGATGGGGATGAAAGACCATCATAGTACCATCCACTGTAGACTGAGAGCCACAGAGCAACAAGGGCGGCGTGGAAATTTGACAGCTTCCAGGCCTGATCATCTTTGGATGTAGTGATTAGTTTGTGCAGGTCTCGCGCCTCCTTCTCGGATCCAGAGCCCTCAGGAGAACCATGCTGTACAAAAGACACAATTGTGACTGGGATGTAgtgaaacaagagtccgtCGAAGCGATCGATGTTTTTCAACTGACTCACAAGTATGCGAAAGTCTTCGCAGCTTGTGTATGTCCCTTTGAACATATAGAATAGGATCGCACCGAGTGACTCATGCTGCTGTTGCAGACTCGTGCGTTGGAATTCAATAGCCTCCATGATGTCGCGGTCATTTTCTTGCCCAACGACCGAGGCTTTCTGAACTTGATCTCCAAGGAGCAAAAGCCATTTCTGGATATCGGCCATGGAACTCAAGGCTTTTCGCGCGAAGAGGGAGGCATTCCGTAGAGGGCTGTCTTTGATTTCTAGAACGTGGGCCAGTGTTTCGTGCATGATAGGGTGGGTCATTTCATGTTCAGTGTCGCGCGATTCTCGGAAGATGAGACGTAGACACTCGAGGGTAAAAAGGCGACGCTCATGGAAGCTTATTATCGCAGCGATCAGCGGGGGCCTGTCCAGCGCTTGTGAATTGTCTTGGGCGGCCAGGAACATAACTGCTGCTTCCATTTCATCGATATCGAGCGCATCGGCAAGTTGCAGTGCGCCTTGTTGGAAATCCTGGTTCACCGAGTATTCAACGTCGGCCACGGTGATCTTCCCTGCGTTATCGCATTCAAAGTTAGTGGCTTGTGAAAACAAACGCAGGAAGAGTTTTTTAAGTGACCAAATTTCAAAGTAACCACTTACCCGAGAGAACAGCTTGACGGCTTGCATTGTTCTTCGCCGGCTTGTCTAGGAGTTTGCGGAAGTCTTGAATATGGATCTCCAATTCAAAACACAAGCGATCGACGTTTGGGAGTTGAGAGTTCGAAAGGGCAGAGAGATCCTGATACAGACCGCGGAGGCCATTCCGGGTGTCCTGGAGCTCTGCCATGACGGCGGGGTGAAGTTGGGAAGTGAAGCTCGAGCTCTCTGTTTGTTCCAGAGTCCAGGAAGGCGGAACGCGACAAAAATCGGGCGGTAAGACAGCTTTCCCAAGTACTGCCACTCCACTTTCCACTGCAATCACCTCGCCCTTATCGACTCAATTGTCAGTTCGCAGACTGCTGATTGATCCGAGATGTCTTTTTTAACCGGGTGCAAGAAGAGTTGTTGAGATTCGATGTTTCTAGGTCTTTTACACGtcgaaaaaaagaatcgCAAGTAAGACCCCCAAAAGAGACGCGATGGGGGAAGTCTTTCTCGACAAGACGATTAGCCAGCTCTCGTCAGAGAAGCAGAAGGCCCGGTCGGATGGTTTGGCAGGTTTGATAATTTCCATACTATCTCATCGCAGAAGCATTGGTCCTAACTCACTTGGTAGACTTGAAGCACATCTTCCAGCAGAATAAGAAGAGTTCCAAGCTGTAGGCAGTCAACTACCCAAATTAACCTTGCAGGCTATCCAAGCTAACAAAGTTCCACCTACCTAGACAAACGCTCAATGACAAAGCTTGCCACAAGATCTTTGAATCACTATTCCGTTTCGTCGCAGCAGAGAGGTCGACATTCAATCGAGCTCAAAAGTCTACGAACAGCTCTTCTGCATCGCGGCTCTCGACATGTGCTTCCGTAATCCGAATGGCTGTTGACTTCTTTCTGAAAAACTTGAGAATCAAAACAGTGCGCGCCATCATTGACCACATTACTGAGACCATACCGGTCCCTGGGGAAGGGCTGTGGGAACCCCTGAGCCTGGACTATACCAAGTGTCTGGCATCGCTTTTACGTTACCGTCCTCACACTGAGCATCTTGACAAAGAAGACTGGGGAGTCCTCATAAGCTTTTGCCTTGCAGGTCTTAGCTACGGGGAGAACGAAGAAAGTCAATTGAGTATTCGAAGCGGTTATCGATCCGTTCTCGAAGATCTAGATGCCAGCGACAGCCATTCTACCCCCTTGAGAGTGACCGCCCCCATCCCAGTCAGCAGGGAAAGGCATAATGGCAATAGAAATGTCATTGAAGAAGTTGTAATCTGTATTCAGCTCTTGACAACAAGCCCAACCCCTCTTCAAGCTACAGCCCAAAGCATCCTTCACGGACTTTCCGATTTTGTTGAGTCATCTGTGGCTGGAAATGCACACCAGCTCGCGTTCAATAGCATCAATGCAGTCGTTACAAAAGTCATGTTTGATCAATCCGAGCTTGTCCGTTCCGTTCTCTTGGGCCTGATTCCAGTAATTCGACGCCTATGGGCCACTAAGTTACAGATTCTCAAGGAGGAGTTACTTGCCACTTTGATGCTTTCTATGATCGTTCTCGTGGACACTGCTCGAAAAGAGCCATCTGAATCTCTGGCATTTGATATCGAAGGACTGGCTAGTACACTTCATTCGGAATATGTGAGGCGATCAGAAAAAGAGATCTTACAAATCGACGAAACAATGCTCTACCAAAATGAAGCATGCCAGAACAGACCAGTGTATGGACCTTGCCTCGGAACTGCTAGATCGGAGCAAAACTGGACAGTCCTCTGGTTGATCGCAGAGCTTCTTAAGCTCTCGGACGGAATTCATAACCGAATCAAGTCTGGCTCAACACGCGAAGGCTCAAACAAAAGGCAGCGCTTCAGTTCTGAGATCCGGGACGTATTTAGAGACTCGGTCTCGGCCACAGGCATCAGGAGAATATGCGCATTACAACTCATCCCATTCCTCGAATCCGAGATTGACATTGAGACTAAGGAGCCCTTTTTCAAGCAGCTGGTTCTGAATGTCTCTGGCGGCAATGGCGCTGTGTCATCCTGGACAATGGTTGCTCTGACGAGGTACGTAAACGAATAGTTGCTGGAAAGAAAATTTGGAAAATGCACCCAGATGTACCTTACCAAAAGCACAAGAGGAAACGCCCTAACTTGAACCTAAAAACAGCATTGCAAATGGGGCTACTGCCAAATCGCCTGGATTCAGGGCCCACTGGCCACGAGTAGTCGAATTTACTACGCGTGCATTCTCATCTCCGGCGACATCGAGAGCTGCATGTAACCTACTGAGTATGGTTTTGCAGTTAGACTTATTGGATTACTCGGTAGCTGTGGAGACAACGCGGTCACTCTTGACTTCTGCCAGTAGACCATCTGCTATCTCAGACTCGTCTTTAAGGCTCTGGGCCTCAATTGCACGAATGATGACACAGTTTGACCCTGGGTCAACCCAGCAGACCTCTATACAGATATGTGGCTGGCTAAGAGAAGTTTGGGCTGGTACGACATACTAAAGGCTCCTTTTGTAATTCTGGATCTAACAGTTATTTTTGCAGGCTCGGTGACCGATCGAATCCAGACAGCTCGAGTCGCTGCTTTTGCCCGTCCGTTGGAATTGCTAgaccttttcttttcatgcACTAATCGATCCTTCGCTATTCCACGTTACCAGGTTACGGGGCCAACCGGGCTCATAGGCCGTACTTGGTTCTTTCAACTCGAGAACCGTGAACTGTTGGATTATTGTTTTCATACGAATTCTGCCACAATGAACCCCTGGGATCTACGGGAAACATGGTCCTTGAAGCAATTCTCTAGGCAAGACCCTGCTGATGTAGTGATCTTGGATTTGCTTCGAGTGAGATCTGAGTCGTTTTTACACGCATGGCACGCTATGAATGAAGAAAGATCACATATCACTCCTGATAACTTGCAGATTATGGCGTCCTTTTGTGTCGTGGTCTCCCTCTTCATGGCATGTCTTCCTCAATCAGTGGAATCTCAATCTCGATCACGAGATTTGAAACAGAACTACCAAAATCTTTGGAACGCTATATGCGAATTTCTGGCAGCTCATGCTCATGATTCTGCTTTCGTACAATCTTGCTTGGACTTGCTGTCGCCCCTGCTCGGTCCTTTAACGAGTTCAGACACCCCTCCTGCCATTATGACTAGCATTAAAGACCTTGTTGCTCCACTGTCCAAAACGCTTGAGCATTTCCGCCAGAGCTCAAAGATTCCATCTACAGATGATGATCCTATGGATTTGGACGACCGATTCATGGCCGAGGCCCCTTTAGCAACTGATGAAACTATTCTTGCCTTGAACCGGAATTCTCTGTCTGTCTTCCTTGATCCCGTCGCATACCAATGCTGTGTAACTATCCAACTTTCGATTTTTCTCAGAACCCAAGCAGACTGTGGCTTATCATCTGTCGTTGAATATTTGACAGGCTTGGATGAAGCCGATATTCTGGCAACCCAAGCTATTTTACCTGAGGTTTTCCAGCTTTGCTCGAAATTGGAGCCCTCAGAATTGCTCTCCATTATAGAACATTTTGGTGAGAAGTGTCTACAGTCTTATGAAATGGAGCGATGTGAGGCTTCACACTGCATTTGCATCCGCATGATGACCAGCTTTATCGGTTCCTGGACAAACGGGCCTGATGATACATTGAAAGAGTCGGCTATGGACTTGTATATTTGGTTCATGGAAGCGCTCCTGGCTCGGAAAAGGGCTACCCCAAAAGTCTACATTGCCTTAGCCGAGCTTATTCGGGGGGTGATTGGCACATGTCCCTCGTACGGCAAAGAGCAGTCTCTTCCGTCGCCACGAACAAATTTGTTTGCAATCCTTCGAGGAGGTGACGTTCAGGTCAAATTCAGCGTTGCGAAGTTTATCCCTGCTTTATTTGAGCGGTTCCTTCTTAAAGACCATGATGCCATCTTCGATGATGTATTGGAAAGCTTGCCACGAGACCCGGAGTGGATTGAGGGAATTGCAGTCCGCCTTTTCGTACTTTCGCAGTTGGCTTGCAGGTGGCACACGTTGCTGCGAAGAAGCATCTATCATTTATTTGAAACCCCGGCTCAGGTGCCACTATCACTATGGTACGCCGAGAGATGCATGGTCTCTGTTTCTCAGACCCTTGGTCTGCAAGATGCCAAAGAACTTTTTCGGCTTTTCTCATCTCAAATACTCTACACGTGGACTGAGACACAGAGTATCATGTCCATGCCCTATAGTATATTTGGGTACGACAGTCTTCAAAGCATGCTGGTGGACGTCAAAGATGAAATCGTTGGGCAAATGATGATGCGTGCCAAGGAACAAGAGACAATTGAGCTTGCGAAATACCTCCAAATTCCACATCTCGAGCTCCTGACGACCTCTTTTCACAAGGCCGAGTCATACAGCATTGCAAGAGATATCAGTACTCCTCCGGAACAAGGTACTCAGCCTAAGGGTGTTGAGATCCGTCTGCGGAAACTTCTCGGGGCAGATCAGTTCATGACACAAATCGAGAGCCAGTTCCCTCTGATTATTGCTACGTTTTTCAGATCCCTCGACTTCTATGACCAGATCGGGCGAGCATTCTCAAAGCGTGAAAACTTCGGTTATGCACTCGAGATCCAGGCGCAAATAATCAACAAAAGCACCTCCCAAAATTCGCTGCCAGCAAATCAACAGCCCTCCTTTCGAGCACGCTATCTCCTACATGagattgactttctttgcAGAAGCACTGGGTTTGAATTGGAATCAATATGGACGCCATCActggtttcttttgtctgCCGTTCGCTGCTTGAATCCATACATCCCGCCCTTGGCTCACTTCATGCTTGTTCCGTGATCCGCAAAATTAGAATCCTAACCTATGTGGCTGGTCCTGTCATACTTCAAGACTATCCTCTAGAGATGACGCTGAGCTGTTTGCGGCCTTTCCTTGGCGACATTCATTGTTCCGAGGATGCTTTGGGGATATTCTGGTATCTACTTGAGGCAGGGAAACCATATCTCCAGGTGACGCCAGGATTCACCGCAGGTATTGCTGTATCAACACTGGTCACTCTCCGCAGGATATTTTCGTCGTTGTCTGAGAACACGACCCAGGAAAGCCAGCTCAGAACAGTGCAGTATAATGCAAAAAAATTCTACCAATGGCTAGTCGAGCTCCTTAGAAAGCTAAGTTCGTCTGATTGGGATGCAGAGACGAAGACATCATTTGATCGGCTTGTCTGGCTAGCTGAGAAGTTCTTAACATCTGAGGGCTCTTCGGGCGGACAGGCTGGGAAGGATTTGGTCTTTGAAGTTCTCAAAGACCGAGATTCCGCGACTTCCTTGTTGAGCAAGCCTGTGGCAGATCTTGTTCTGTCGCTCTTATGTCCAGAATTCGAGCAGACATCAGACACTGAGAATTGGGTCTCGG
Above is a genomic segment from Penicillium digitatum chromosome 3, complete sequence containing:
- a CDS encoding Nuclear pore complex subunit Nup192, putative, with the protein product MAELQDTRNGLRGLYQDLSALSNSQLPNVDRLCFELEIHIQDFRKLLDKPAKNNASRQAVLSGKITVADVEYSVNQDFQQGALQLADALDIDEMEAAVMFLAAQDNSQALDRPPLIAAIISFHERRLFTLECLRLIFRESRDTEHEMTHPIMHETLAHVLEIKDSPLRNASLFARKALSSMADIQKWLLLLGDQVQKASVVGQENDRDIMEAIEFQRTSLQQQHESLGAILFYMFKGTYTSCEDFRILVSQLKNIDRFDGLLFHYIPVTIVSFVQHGSPEGSGSEKEARDLHKLITTSKDDQAWKLSNFHAALVALWLSVYSGWYYDGLSSPSADAEKESEERTKMFMSSLDDGALDFMLAICSSVNTEEWADPARSELVTLLLRESVVSLPEPEPCSGFMKELLMENLEVFVESCVANMPDAVRRLKSEEDSQRLDQITALRDGLTSNLHRSLVEVRTHLESLLMIISFAFEHRQEAAQEFWADPDGNLYGFLQWASKRQTVPRVSAFCEMLCSISEGEENAAAAHRFLSEEDKFMSSKFKRSTTMNWSQMFAELKLYASRVTEKPSTTTSPQGPPGIFRPRKPEPVEMNEPESPVMLTCYLRLIGHLCKQSRSIREWMLQNESFNVVGTLLDLCSGQIPSHLRATTFSSLSALMTDKLSTVGKETWVRLDGWLSGGTGASGIGKVPLVSNPAVWHQQQALQKIGENFDQTNSFVVLINALTTPSSDSIDDPLSLPFPETLGGTYRMSGIEPYIDFILGHAFSRKIQDLNEYQSRLLTFNCLDFVVASLKSFNEDLVLLLSQPSVSDSPTQTSSLLNYVRSHPFARVVDWLFNEDVLKSLFAASKQDVSDVATASPDSVLVLTLHRSLEAMNLLVDLQSTYFNIVKPLIHSQPVPSRTIVANSSLASFEDTVLNNLTLIPSLCLYCGTAHEQLTVISMALLEKLTSSRKLNKLTSLELVKWQSSNKIVEVLASEVDVDSISRPLVLQMEPDVRELDFGPNAAGYVIRESLLALLNSCLGTITDRPTVAHLLLGFDCVGNILDVSSEGLFAKQSSLLHAIVNFLKSYPEFLDGGIISWVVHIKRMAFEVLKHLWSSKLASYYTLGEMRAQDFLREMFAYQPIIGPSTAWNGFPIDSEEFWLTDAATALAEFLLYRSHLFTYAATEVRSTAKARSPALHAQILSVLLGSTLADSGEPISSPSIFDLFDFADLDVGREFNIPQLYLLSDVALQLESKREDSVYSMEGVEEMIQMRKAELMANGPLRPHDEEQLLAEANDLKLFILATKQNSLIQTNRYHALRSWVELVATMITCSAIDEESRPAFILHSIQLILPKLTTAIEADLPEALELARLAELLIGRLASEPSATDASRRGDVIDEKLHQLFQLCIRGTNLATGNVLLRETLYCICSHYIIRITSSNKGHENLRRLSQHVIKAAGSSLIETMCDDAYTGQESCRASALVLLNSLAVLDRQTDCVLAELVSRSNYLSLFLDALRSLPLELQNAQGSDTPALLAYYESLLSLLQRLSQTKGGANCVLNSGLFQAVQESRLFAADPDIGIDIDNPDALQRYYDLLLSVLQVIVYAVFSRGIHNEQLKEQTRTFLAENRPCMVGIFKRSAKIGNTSTAHHETLCELVKTFMALITATDFMDFEEQEVQHIARSALFS